The region ATTGGAGTTCTACAGTTCGTTATGATTACGAAATCCAAACTCCTCCCATTCCTGAAGAAAAGAAAAAGCCGACCGCAGAACCACTTGTGATTGAAACAACGAAAGAGAAAAAAGCAGTAAAAGAAACAAAAACCAAACAATCTTCGCCTAAGGTGCAAAAGGCGGTGAAACCAATTACTATCGCACCCAAGGCAAAGGATAAAAAATCTACATCCCGATAGCAGCACCACCGTCTACACGGAGGAAAGTTCCAGTGATGTAAGACGCATCATTACTTAAGAAAAATTTAACAGCAGAAGCAATCTCTTCTTGTTTTCCTGGACGTTTGAGTGGAATCACAGAAGGATCAGTCAACTTGTCTTGCACTTCTTTAGAAAGTGTTCCAGTCATTTCTGTTTGAACGTATCCTGGGCAAACTGCATTTACGAGTACGTTTCTTCCAGAAAATTCACGAGCAGAAACTTTCGTTAACGCAATCACTCCGGCTTTAGAAGTGGAGTAGTTTGCTTGGCCTGGTTGCCCAGTGAGTCCAGAAACTGAGGAAATGTTTACGATCCGACCAGAGTCAGATTTAAGAATCAGTTTACTTGCGGATTTCGTCATAAGGAAAACTCCCTTACAGTTTACATCCATAACAAAGTCATATTCTTGTTCCGACATACGAATGAGAAGATTGTCTTTTAAAACACCTGCGTTATTAACGAGAAAATCTAATTTTCCAAAAGCCTCTTTTGTTTTGCTGATGGCAGCGTCGCAATCTTCTGGTTTTGTTACGTTACAAGCAACTCCAATTGCTTTCACACCAAATTTAGCTTCAACTTCTCTTGCAGCTTCTTCAATTTTTTCCTGATTCAAATCAACAAGCACCAAACTTGCACCATGCGATGCGATTCGGTTTGCGATTGCTCTTCCCAA is a window of Leptospira kanakyensis DNA encoding:
- a CDS encoding glucose 1-dehydrogenase, coding for MSKEFEGKVALVTGAASPIGLGRAIANRIASHGASLVLVDLNQEKIEEAAREVEAKFGVKAIGVACNVTKPEDCDAAISKTKEAFGKLDFLVNNAGVLKDNLLIRMSEQEYDFVMDVNCKGVFLMTKSASKLILKSDSGRIVNISSVSGLTGQPGQANYSTSKAGVIALTKVSAREFSGRNVLVNAVCPGYVQTEMTGTLSKEVQDKLTDPSVIPLKRPGKQEEIASAVKFFLSNDASYITGTFLRVDGGAAIGM